From a single Methanofollis sp. W23 genomic region:
- a CDS encoding SdpI family protein, producing the protein MYRIAEMIGKLMGRCPNQEMVAAAQAGKPDQNAARGGKSGLPTLRWSRLGMIGVVVLAFLLGIAVYPTVPEEIPSHWDAAGEVDAYLPAFWGIFLLPLLLAGVAVLFLFVVPVLDVRVNTAGESRWRYDAVGLVIALFLFAVHVVAILWAQGTEVSMPAFLAVIFGIMEIAMGALIKKGLNQNSFVGIRTPWTLADERVWEITHERAGVAFQVAGVLTLLTALAPEVYGFVLLVLILIAVCIYLVWYSRQVYLRVVGHSEMR; encoded by the coding sequence ATGTACCGGATAGCCGAGATGATAGGAAAGCTGATGGGCCGGTGTCCGAATCAGGAGATGGTGGCGGCAGCCCAGGCCGGAAAACCTGATCAGAATGCCGCGAGAGGGGGCAAAAGTGGTCTGCCGACGCTACGATGGTCTCGCCTGGGAATGATCGGAGTCGTCGTCCTTGCATTTCTCCTCGGGATCGCGGTGTACCCGACGGTGCCCGAAGAGATCCCCTCGCACTGGGACGCCGCTGGCGAGGTCGACGCCTATCTCCCTGCATTCTGGGGTATATTCCTGCTGCCCCTCCTCCTTGCAGGTGTTGCTGTGCTCTTCCTCTTCGTGGTGCCTGTTCTGGATGTGCGGGTGAATACCGCGGGGGAGTCAAGGTGGCGGTACGATGCCGTCGGGTTGGTCATCGCTCTCTTCCTCTTTGCGGTCCATGTCGTCGCCATCCTGTGGGCGCAAGGGACCGAGGTCTCGATGCCCGCCTTTTTGGCGGTGATCTTTGGCATTATGGAGATCGCCATGGGGGCCCTCATAAAGAAGGGACTGAATCAGAATTCTTTTGTAGGGATCAGGACGCCATGGACACTTGCAGACGAACGCGTCTGGGAGATTACGCATGAACGGGCCGGGGTCGCCTTCCAGGTGGCGGGAGTTCTCACTCTGCTCACTGCGTTGGCCCCAGAGGTGTACGGGTTCGTCCTGCTGGTCCTGATCCTGATCGCCGTCTGCATCTATCTGGTCTGGTATTCCAGGCAGGTGTATCTGAGGGTCGTGGGTCATTCAGAGATGAGATGA
- a CDS encoding arginine deiminase family protein: MVLEGVEHPRYRTALLELAGEGNQEAEPPLSSRDNEHLLALAILGARQNGGNVTLEGTMHNLYFMRDQQVCTDQGMVMGRMATPERQREGTLTRIALSALGAGPVGLIRRGHLEGGDFIPAGTFALLGYGSRTDREGADALLWSGSGFEEVAVVREPVHPLINGADPMVSMHLDTYCNLAGDGVVVGNQALLDRAEVQVLASDGGRYRPTGWEGSLSEYLKEKDFSIVPVTTLEQLCYAPNFLCVRDRECIAIDTGLVAQAVIKRLQRRATSRPGIYGRLLAEVEEDYRKLRQDAEFFPFKKEVYAEGLEMVPIDLHNATGGYGGAHCMTCPIRRG; encoded by the coding sequence GTGGTTCTCGAAGGGGTGGAGCACCCGAGGTACCGTACAGCACTCCTGGAACTTGCCGGAGAAGGAAACCAGGAGGCAGAACCTCCTCTCTCCTCCAGGGATAACGAGCACCTTCTCGCCCTTGCGATCCTGGGGGCCCGCCAGAACGGAGGGAACGTCACCCTGGAGGGTACGATGCACAACCTCTATTTCATGCGTGACCAGCAGGTCTGCACCGACCAGGGGATGGTGATGGGGCGGATGGCAACACCTGAACGGCAACGTGAAGGAACCCTCACCAGGATCGCCCTCTCCGCCCTGGGCGCAGGCCCGGTGGGGCTGATCAGGCGCGGCCATCTTGAAGGAGGGGATTTTATACCGGCCGGAACCTTTGCCCTCCTCGGATATGGTTCCAGGACCGACCGCGAGGGTGCCGACGCACTCCTCTGGTCGGGTTCGGGCTTCGAGGAGGTGGCAGTGGTCAGGGAACCGGTCCATCCCCTCATCAACGGTGCCGACCCGATGGTGAGCATGCACCTCGACACCTACTGTAACCTGGCAGGAGACGGTGTTGTGGTCGGGAACCAGGCACTTCTCGACCGTGCAGAGGTGCAGGTGCTCGCCAGCGATGGAGGGAGGTATCGCCCGACTGGGTGGGAAGGGAGTCTTTCTGAATACCTGAAAGAGAAAGACTTCTCTATCGTCCCGGTCACCACCCTTGAGCAACTCTGTTATGCTCCTAATTTCCTCTGTGTGCGTGACCGTGAGTGCATCGCGATCGATACGGGGCTGGTCGCACAGGCGGTGATCAAGAGACTGCAGAGGCGGGCGACTTCGAGACCAGGAATATACGGCCGTCTCCTTGCAGAGGTCGAAGAAGACTACCGGAAACTCAGACAGGATGCTGAATTTTTCCCGTTCAAGAAAGAGGTCTATGCCGAAGGATTAGAGATGGTCCCCATCGACCTGCACAATGCCACCGGGGGGTACGGCGGGGCGCACTGTATGACCTGCCCAATCAGGCGGGGGTGA
- the lysS gene encoding lysine--tRNA ligase: MSDSQISFDEAKLAKYQEIQEAGLPMYPAHFEREVTLAEIRERYAEIGHDPSEEEITTAGRIYSIRRHGKTIFVDVGDDSARLQLYVRKNDIGDEPFDRFKKFVDAGDVIGITGRVFRTKMGEITIWVSTYHLLTKSVCAMPEKFHGLKNTEMRYRHRYLDLIMNPESRETFRLRSRAIAELRTFLNSRDFLEFETPTLQPVYGGANARPFTTYHNALEQKLFLRIAPELYLKRLVVGGFEKVYEIAKNFRNEDIDTHHNPEFSMVEIYAAYHDYKDMMNLTEEIVTHLVLGTCGTASITFDGTEISFERPWRRLTMEDAVKEYADIDVFATPVEELAAIAEKEDMEKWEAAKTHGDYLALFFEHFCEDKLIQPTFIYDFPVENSPLAKRHRSKPGFTERFELFVNGMELANGFSELNDPLDQKERFEAQDQKRRLGDLEAQMIDYDFINALGYGMPPTGGVGIGIDRLVMLLTGNDSIKEVILFPSMRRLSQNGDGDGEGSAEDEKQE, encoded by the coding sequence ATGAGCGATTCACAGATCAGTTTTGATGAGGCAAAACTCGCCAAGTACCAGGAGATCCAGGAGGCCGGACTCCCCATGTACCCGGCCCACTTTGAGCGAGAGGTGACCCTGGCAGAGATCAGGGAACGATACGCCGAGATCGGCCACGACCCGAGCGAAGAAGAGATCACGACCGCCGGCCGGATCTACAGCATCCGCCGTCACGGCAAGACGATCTTTGTCGATGTCGGTGACGATTCTGCACGGCTCCAACTCTATGTCAGGAAAAACGACATCGGCGACGAACCTTTTGACCGGTTCAAGAAGTTTGTCGATGCCGGCGATGTCATCGGGATCACCGGCCGGGTATTCAGGACCAAGATGGGCGAGATCACGATCTGGGTCAGCACCTACCATCTCCTGACCAAGTCGGTCTGCGCCATGCCTGAGAAGTTCCATGGGCTCAAGAACACCGAGATGAGGTACCGCCACCGCTACCTCGACCTGATCATGAACCCGGAGAGCAGGGAGACGTTCAGGCTCAGGAGCAGGGCCATCGCCGAACTGCGGACTTTCCTCAACTCCCGGGACTTCCTGGAGTTCGAGACCCCGACTCTCCAGCCGGTCTATGGTGGGGCAAATGCCAGGCCATTCACGACCTACCACAATGCCCTTGAGCAGAAACTCTTCCTGCGGATCGCCCCTGAACTCTACCTCAAGCGGCTTGTCGTCGGCGGGTTCGAGAAGGTCTACGAGATTGCAAAGAACTTCCGCAATGAGGACATCGACACGCATCACAACCCCGAGTTCTCGATGGTTGAGATCTATGCCGCCTATCATGACTACAAGGACATGATGAACCTCACCGAGGAGATCGTCACTCACCTGGTCCTCGGCACCTGCGGCACGGCGTCGATCACCTTCGACGGGACCGAGATCTCCTTCGAGCGCCCCTGGCGGAGGCTCACCATGGAGGATGCGGTGAAGGAATATGCCGACATCGACGTCTTTGCCACTCCGGTGGAGGAACTTGCGGCCATCGCCGAGAAGGAAGATATGGAGAAGTGGGAGGCGGCAAAGACTCACGGCGATTATCTCGCGCTCTTCTTCGAGCACTTCTGTGAGGACAAACTTATTCAGCCGACCTTCATCTACGACTTCCCGGTCGAGAACTCACCGCTTGCCAAGCGCCACCGTTCCAAGCCCGGCTTTACCGAGCGCTTCGAGCTCTTCGTGAACGGCATGGAACTTGCAAACGGGTTCTCAGAATTGAATGATCCTCTTGACCAGAAGGAGCGGTTTGAGGCGCAGGACCAGAAACGGCGTCTCGGCGACCTTGAGGCGCAGATGATCGATTACGACTTCATCAACGCCCTCGGCTACGGGATGCCCCCGACCGGTGGGGTCGGCATCGGGATCGACAGGTTGGTCATGCTTCTCACCGGCAACGACTCAATCAAAGAGGTCATTCTCTTCCCGTCGATGCGCAGGCTTTCGCAGAACGGCGACGGCGATGGTGAAGGATCTGCAGAGGATGAAAAGCAGGAATAA
- the uvsE gene encoding UV DNA damage repair endonuclease UvsE: MLLRVSSLPFRQGGTACAHPFQQVYTSALHLSLMRIGYPCVNTGIGCTSARTFRLKSWSEERFLSTVAENLRCLALILEYNAAHDLLFFRVTSDLVPFASHPVNTLDWPEIFADECAGIGNFVQDHGMRISMHPDQFTLLNSPDEGVTRRSVAELMYHAAVLDAMGLDTTAKVQVHVGGVYGDRPTAMARFIERHRALPTGVKRRLVVENDDRLYPVDDCLTLHQGCGVPVVFDTLHHECRSSGEEVGKALAACARTWDPRKDGVPMADYSSQAPGARRGRHAATLDEAHFAAFLAASRPQDFDLMLEIKDKEQSALRALALAAGDPRVRTRL; this comes from the coding sequence GTGCTCTTAAGGGTATCATCCCTGCCGTTCAGGCAGGGGGGCACGGCATGTGCTCACCCCTTCCAGCAGGTATATACCTCCGCCCTCCATCTCTCCCTGATGCGGATCGGGTACCCTTGTGTGAACACCGGCATCGGATGCACCTCTGCCCGGACCTTCAGGCTGAAGTCCTGGAGCGAGGAGCGGTTCCTCTCCACGGTTGCAGAAAATCTCCGGTGCCTTGCCCTGATCCTGGAGTACAACGCAGCGCACGACCTTCTCTTCTTCAGGGTCACCTCCGACCTCGTCCCCTTCGCCTCCCACCCGGTGAACACCCTTGACTGGCCTGAGATCTTTGCAGATGAGTGTGCCGGGATCGGGAATTTTGTCCAGGACCACGGCATGCGCATCTCGATGCACCCTGACCAGTTCACCCTCCTCAACTCCCCTGACGAGGGGGTCACCAGGCGGAGTGTCGCCGAGTTGATGTATCATGCGGCGGTCCTTGATGCGATGGGACTCGACACCACCGCAAAGGTCCAGGTCCATGTCGGCGGGGTCTATGGGGACAGACCGACGGCGATGGCACGGTTTATCGAGCGCCACCGTGCCCTCCCCACCGGGGTGAAGCGGCGGCTTGTCGTCGAGAACGACGACCGGCTGTACCCCGTGGATGACTGTCTTACCCTCCACCAGGGCTGCGGGGTGCCGGTCGTCTTCGACACCCTCCACCACGAGTGCCGCTCCTCAGGGGAGGAGGTAGGCAAGGCGCTTGCGGCGTGCGCGCGGACCTGGGACCCACGCAAGGACGGCGTCCCGATGGCCGACTACTCCTCTCAGGCGCCAGGGGCGCGGCGCGGCCGGCACGCCGCCACCCTTGACGAAGCTCACTTCGCCGCCTTCCTTGCGGCCTCCCGTCCCCAGGACTTCGACCTGATGCTCGAGATCAAGGACAAAGAGCAGAGCGCTCTGCGCGCCCTTGCCCTCGCGGCCGGGGACCCAAGAGTGAGAACGCGTCTCTGA
- the arcC gene encoding carbamate kinase — protein sequence MKIVAALGGNAIIRYREKGTATEQLGHIDAAVAPLARMVAAGHSVLITHGNGPQVGDILLQNECARDAVPRMPLDVCGAESQGMIGYMVQQCMQNRLEALGVRAPVVAVLTRTCVDSADPAFAVPSKAIGPYYTRAEARSLGEAEGWTFREEPARGWRRVVPSPEPAAVLEAGPVKVLFETGAVVVAGGGGGVPVVRTAGGLRGVEAVVDKDRAAAHLASIIGADLLLMLTDVEGVYLDYGGANEKLVRSMDSREARDFLARGEAGTGTMAPKVEAAVRFVEKTGGIAVIAHLDAAEDAGAGLAGTKVTPA from the coding sequence ATGAAGATCGTCGCGGCCCTCGGCGGGAACGCCATCATCAGGTATCGTGAGAAAGGGACGGCAACCGAGCAACTCGGTCACATCGATGCTGCGGTCGCCCCCCTTGCCAGGATGGTCGCCGCCGGTCATAGCGTCCTTATTACCCATGGGAATGGCCCGCAGGTCGGGGACATCCTCCTCCAGAACGAATGCGCGCGAGATGCGGTGCCGAGGATGCCCCTTGACGTCTGCGGGGCAGAGAGCCAGGGGATGATTGGGTATATGGTCCAGCAGTGCATGCAGAACCGCCTGGAGGCCCTGGGAGTCAGGGCACCGGTCGTGGCTGTGCTGACCAGGACCTGTGTCGACAGTGCCGACCCCGCCTTTGCCGTGCCGTCCAAAGCGATCGGACCCTATTACACCCGCGCCGAGGCCAGGTCTCTCGGTGAGGCCGAAGGCTGGACCTTCCGGGAAGAACCAGCGAGGGGATGGCGGCGTGTCGTCCCCTCTCCAGAACCCGCAGCGGTCCTCGAGGCCGGACCGGTGAAAGTGCTCTTCGAGACCGGGGCCGTCGTCGTTGCCGGGGGCGGGGGGGGCGTCCCGGTCGTCAGGACCGCAGGAGGACTCAGGGGTGTCGAGGCCGTCGTCGACAAGGACCGTGCCGCAGCACACCTGGCCTCCATCATCGGTGCCGACCTCCTCCTCATGCTCACCGATGTGGAGGGGGTGTACCTGGACTATGGAGGAGCGAATGAGAAGTTGGTCAGGAGCATGGACTCCAGAGAGGCGCGGGATTTCCTTGCACGCGGCGAGGCCGGGACAGGGACGATGGCCCCCAAGGTCGAGGCTGCGGTCAGGTTCGTGGAGAAAACCGGGGGCATAGCGGTCATCGCCCACCTCGACGCCGCAGAAGATGCGGGTGCCGGTCTGGCCGGGACGAAGGTCACCCCCGCCTGA